In Nocardioides dokdonensis FR1436, the following are encoded in one genomic region:
- a CDS encoding helix-turn-helix domain-containing GNAT family N-acetyltransferase, producing the protein MSTPPMTGRRAPTLSRGEAEGYAEWFAVLADPTRVRLLHAVSAAPGGASRIGDLADALGVSQSTCSHHVEVLKKVGFVVVDKVGTSSMVSVNAACCTGLPHAADVVMGTLSAAPCCPEELPADVTTRLVADEDMAAVLAIYAEGLATRNATFETRVPTAEELRGRWLPGLAWVAECDGAVVGWTAVVPVSGRECYSGVGESSVYVAEAARGRGVGKALLATQVTGADAAGMWTLQTSIFPENRASLTLHRSAGYRTLAVRTRIARLDGVWRDTVLLERRSEAV; encoded by the coding sequence ATGAGCACGCCACCGATGACCGGGCGCCGAGCGCCGACCCTGTCCAGGGGGGAGGCGGAGGGCTACGCGGAGTGGTTCGCCGTCCTCGCCGACCCGACCCGGGTCCGGCTGCTCCACGCGGTGTCGGCGGCACCGGGCGGTGCCTCGCGCATCGGCGACCTCGCCGATGCCCTCGGTGTCAGCCAGTCGACCTGCTCGCACCACGTCGAGGTGCTGAAGAAGGTCGGCTTCGTGGTGGTCGACAAGGTCGGGACGTCGAGCATGGTCTCGGTCAACGCGGCCTGCTGCACCGGCCTCCCGCACGCGGCGGACGTCGTCATGGGCACCCTGTCCGCGGCGCCGTGCTGTCCCGAGGAGCTGCCTGCCGACGTGACCACGCGGCTGGTGGCCGACGAGGACATGGCCGCGGTGCTCGCGATCTACGCCGAAGGCCTGGCGACCCGCAACGCGACGTTCGAGACCCGGGTCCCGACCGCTGAGGAGCTCCGCGGCCGCTGGCTGCCCGGGTTGGCGTGGGTCGCGGAGTGCGACGGTGCCGTCGTGGGGTGGACCGCGGTCGTGCCGGTCTCCGGCCGCGAGTGCTACTCCGGGGTGGGGGAGTCCTCGGTGTACGTCGCCGAGGCGGCGCGCGGTCGAGGGGTCGGCAAGGCGCTGCTGGCGACCCAGGTCACCGGGGCCGACGCGGCCGGGATGTGGACGTTGCAGACCAGCATCTTCCCGGAGAACCGCGCCAGCCTCACGCTGCACCGCTCCGCCGGCTACCGCACCCTCGCCGTGCGGACCCGGATCGCGAGGCTCGACGGGGTCTGGCGCGACACCGTCCTGCTGGAGCGGCGCAGCGAGGCCGTCTGA
- a CDS encoding HNH endonuclease: MCETDVDPLPGTPGECVAALEELEALKAHLAARQVRITAHLDDLQPDASDRSVGAQVALARHESPHRGTRLRAMACTLVDDLPHVLAALEQGLINEHRAGTPLGDRALRLAAQRIAMRLDDRAAVKRRERAHRNRHVTSQRRDDGTTQITATLPEVHAAAIMQSLHTRAATEKNLDGEERSFSQVVADLFVARLTGQVTATAVPVALNLVVSAEALLGDSDEPAELVPMHGGAGGPIPASVARQLLTCSPDTSTRIRRLFADTEHLVAMESTSRTFDGLLRQFVTLRDRTCRTPWCNAAIRQHDHITPDHAGGPTSATNGQGLCTACNQLKEEPDWTHTALHRDDLDPHHVQVTSPAGQTTRTRAPDPPGLAPPAPTWIEESPGHWVLTA, from the coding sequence ATGTGCGAGACAGATGTTGACCCGCTCCCCGGCACGCCGGGCGAGTGCGTCGCTGCGCTCGAGGAGCTCGAGGCACTCAAGGCCCACCTCGCCGCCCGCCAGGTGCGGATCACCGCCCACCTCGACGACCTCCAGCCCGACGCCTCCGACCGCTCGGTCGGTGCCCAGGTCGCCCTCGCCCGCCACGAGTCACCGCACCGCGGCACCCGGCTGCGCGCGATGGCCTGCACCCTCGTCGACGACCTCCCGCACGTCCTGGCCGCCCTCGAGCAAGGCCTGATCAACGAGCACCGCGCCGGGACCCCGCTCGGCGACCGGGCGCTGCGCCTGGCTGCGCAACGGATCGCGATGCGCCTCGACGACCGGGCCGCCGTCAAGCGTCGCGAGCGCGCCCACCGCAACCGCCACGTCACCAGCCAACGCCGCGACGACGGCACCACCCAGATCACCGCCACCCTCCCCGAGGTCCACGCCGCCGCGATCATGCAGTCCCTGCACACCCGCGCGGCCACCGAGAAGAACCTCGACGGCGAGGAACGCTCCTTCTCCCAGGTCGTGGCCGACCTCTTCGTGGCCCGGCTCACCGGCCAGGTCACCGCCACGGCCGTCCCGGTCGCGCTCAACCTCGTCGTCTCCGCCGAAGCCCTCCTCGGCGACAGCGACGAACCCGCCGAGCTGGTCCCCATGCACGGCGGCGCCGGCGGCCCCATCCCCGCCTCCGTGGCCCGCCAGCTCCTCACCTGCTCCCCGGACACCTCGACCCGCATCCGGCGTCTCTTCGCCGACACCGAGCACCTCGTCGCCATGGAGTCCACTTCCCGCACCTTCGACGGACTGCTGCGCCAGTTCGTGACCCTGCGCGACCGGACCTGCCGCACCCCCTGGTGCAACGCCGCGATCCGACAGCACGACCACATCACCCCCGACCACGCAGGCGGCCCCACCAGCGCCACCAACGGCCAAGGACTCTGCACCGCCTGCAACCAGCTCAAGGAAGAACCCGACTGGACCCACACCGCCCTCCACCGAGATGACCTCGACCCCCACCACGTCCAGGTCACCTCACCCGCCGGCCAGACCACCCGCACCAGAGCACCCGACCCACCCGGCCTCGCCCCACCCGCACCCACCTGGATCGAGGAATCACCCGGACACTGGGTCCTCACCGCCTGA
- a CDS encoding methyltransferase family protein, with protein sequence MAVSTMIPPPAYAAAAAGAQLLLTRGRRPTRVSGLCGLVLAAGSFGVSMTADRLFRRYGTTDQPFHPERASVLVTDGPFAHTRNPMYVGLTGILLGHAAARRSATALLPIVGFLAAVDRLQIPAEERNLGAIFGAEYDAYRARVPRWLGPVHPGS encoded by the coding sequence ATGGCCGTGAGCACCATGATCCCCCCGCCGGCGTACGCCGCCGCGGCTGCGGGGGCGCAGCTCCTGCTGACCCGCGGACGGAGGCCCACCCGGGTCTCGGGGCTGTGCGGCCTCGTCCTGGCCGCGGGTTCGTTCGGTGTCTCGATGACCGCGGACCGGCTCTTCCGCCGGTACGGCACCACCGACCAGCCGTTCCACCCCGAGCGAGCCAGCGTGCTGGTCACCGACGGGCCCTTCGCCCACACCCGCAACCCGATGTACGTCGGGCTGACCGGCATCCTGCTCGGGCACGCCGCAGCCCGCCGCTCCGCCACCGCGCTGCTGCCGATCGTCGGCTTCCTGGCCGCCGTCGACCGGCTGCAGATCCCCGCCGAGGAGCGGAATCTCGGCGCCATTTTCGGGGCGGAGTACGACGCCTACCGTGCCCGGGTCCCCCGTTGGCTCGGCCCCGTGCACCCGGGTTCATAG
- a CDS encoding NAD(P)-binding protein, whose product MQHPVVIIGAGPVGLAAAAYAAERHLDFVVLEAGADAGAAVGEWAHVRLFSAWRELVDPAARRLLEAAGSWTAPDEDTYPTGKEWREQYLRPLAELLGGSPGGVVRYDARVVGVGRAGRDLLVDSGRESDPFAVHVRTSHGHERQLASAVIDASGTWSRPNPLGADGYPAVGEREHAARIAYGIPDLADPAVAARYAGKQVAVVGKGASAQGVLVGLAALARDPAGAGTRVAWLLRRPGIGDAFGGGDNDQLEQRGRLGQDAEAAAASGVVTPVTRFRTGAVTTQDDGRLTITSVDGDLVGDVDEIIVVTGYRPDFDFLSEVRLDLDPALGAPRVLADQIHPDHHSCGDVAPHGHRELAQPEVGLFLVGMKSYGRAPSFLAMTGYEQVRSVVAALDGDLEAADRVELVLPETGVCNGAGRFDEPAAADASGGCCGGPTPSEPSLVVLG is encoded by the coding sequence GTGCAGCACCCTGTCGTCATCATCGGAGCCGGACCCGTCGGGCTGGCCGCCGCGGCGTACGCCGCAGAGCGCCACCTGGACTTCGTCGTGCTGGAGGCCGGGGCCGACGCCGGCGCCGCCGTGGGCGAGTGGGCGCACGTGCGGCTGTTCTCTGCCTGGCGCGAGCTCGTCGACCCCGCGGCCCGACGCCTGCTCGAGGCCGCCGGCTCGTGGACGGCGCCCGACGAGGACACCTACCCCACCGGGAAGGAGTGGCGCGAGCAGTACCTCCGACCGTTGGCGGAGCTGCTCGGGGGCTCCCCCGGCGGCGTCGTGCGCTATGACGCCCGGGTGGTCGGCGTCGGCCGCGCCGGCCGTGACCTGCTCGTCGACTCCGGCCGCGAGAGCGACCCGTTCGCCGTCCACGTGCGCACCTCCCACGGCCACGAACGGCAGCTGGCCAGCGCCGTGATCGACGCCTCGGGAACCTGGTCGCGACCCAACCCGCTGGGCGCGGACGGCTACCCCGCTGTCGGGGAGCGCGAGCACGCCGCGCGCATCGCCTACGGCATCCCGGATCTCGCTGATCCGGCCGTGGCCGCGCGGTACGCCGGGAAGCAGGTGGCCGTCGTCGGCAAGGGCGCCTCGGCCCAGGGTGTGCTCGTCGGCCTGGCCGCCCTGGCTCGCGACCCCGCCGGCGCCGGGACCCGGGTCGCGTGGCTGCTGCGGCGCCCCGGCATCGGGGACGCGTTCGGCGGCGGGGACAACGACCAGCTCGAGCAGCGTGGCCGGCTCGGCCAGGACGCCGAGGCGGCGGCCGCCAGCGGGGTGGTCACACCGGTGACTCGGTTCCGGACCGGGGCCGTGACCACCCAGGACGACGGCCGGCTCACGATCACCTCGGTCGACGGCGACCTCGTCGGCGACGTGGACGAGATCATCGTGGTCACCGGCTACCGGCCCGACTTCGACTTCCTCTCGGAGGTTCGGCTGGACCTGGACCCCGCGCTCGGCGCGCCGCGCGTCCTGGCCGACCAGATCCACCCGGACCACCACTCGTGCGGCGACGTCGCTCCGCACGGTCACCGGGAGCTCGCTCAGCCCGAGGTGGGCCTGTTCCTGGTGGGCATGAAGTCCTACGGGCGAGCGCCGTCGTTCCTGGCCATGACCGGCTACGAGCAGGTCCGCTCGGTCGTCGCGGCGCTCGACGGTGACCTCGAGGCTGCTGATCGCGTGGAGCTGGTGCTGCCCGAGACCGGCGTCTGCAACGGCGCGGGCAGGTTCGACGAGCCAGCGGCGGCCGACGCCTCCGGCGGCTGCTGCGGCGGCCCGACCCCTTCGGAGCCATCGCTGGTCGTGCTCGGCTGA
- a CDS encoding SRPBCC family protein, whose translation MDVSSTRTHQESIAVEAPPEVLYDLVSDIRRTGEWSPVCADCWWHDESEAGRVGAWFTGRNELPHRTWETRSQVVAAERGREFAWVVGDGFVRWGFSMAPDRAGTLLTESWEFLPDGITFFETTFSDEAPAQIADRTRQALDGIPRTLAAIKRIAEGSQH comes from the coding sequence ATGGACGTCTCGAGCACGCGCACCCATCAGGAGTCGATCGCGGTGGAGGCGCCGCCCGAGGTCCTCTACGACCTCGTCTCCGACATCAGACGCACCGGCGAGTGGAGCCCGGTCTGCGCTGACTGCTGGTGGCACGACGAGAGCGAGGCCGGCCGGGTCGGTGCCTGGTTCACCGGACGCAACGAGCTGCCGCACCGCACGTGGGAGACCCGGTCTCAGGTGGTGGCGGCCGAGCGGGGCCGTGAGTTCGCGTGGGTCGTGGGCGACGGGTTCGTCAGGTGGGGCTTCTCGATGGCTCCGGACCGAGCCGGGACACTGCTCACCGAGTCCTGGGAGTTCCTGCCGGACGGCATCACCTTCTTCGAGACCACGTTCAGCGACGAGGCGCCCGCCCAGATCGCCGACCGCACCCGGCAGGCGCTCGACGGCATCCCGCGCACGCTCGCTGCGATCAAGCGGATCGCCGAGGGTTCCCAGCACTGA
- a CDS encoding Crp/Fnr family transcriptional regulator, which produces MVTQLLPGRGPDPAAVQSAAWVARCVGRGASVPLGPEDLRALASTLEARAIAPGGVLFRAGVGPAGVWLIRSGQVELAVGSGRKRAVLTVLGEGDVDGDIPMLLKMPPPYTARALDPVSCLYLSPEAFEGLLASQGQLARRWLTSVASRLAHSQNRLVGLLGGSLTAQTARLLLDEADATGTLSLSQATIAAMLGARRPSVNKVLGELAAAGLVEVSYRHIRVIDRDRLAQVD; this is translated from the coding sequence GTGGTGACACAGCTGCTCCCCGGGCGCGGGCCGGACCCGGCCGCTGTCCAGAGCGCTGCCTGGGTCGCCCGCTGCGTCGGCCGAGGCGCGAGCGTCCCGTTGGGACCCGAGGACCTACGGGCGCTGGCCTCCACCCTGGAGGCGAGAGCGATCGCCCCTGGAGGGGTGCTGTTCAGAGCCGGCGTCGGACCGGCAGGCGTGTGGTTGATCCGATCCGGACAGGTCGAGCTGGCTGTGGGATCGGGGCGCAAGCGCGCTGTCCTGACGGTGCTCGGGGAGGGCGATGTGGACGGCGACATCCCGATGCTGTTGAAGATGCCGCCGCCCTACACGGCGCGCGCGCTGGACCCGGTGAGCTGCCTGTACCTGTCGCCCGAGGCGTTCGAAGGCCTGCTCGCCAGCCAAGGGCAGCTGGCGAGACGTTGGTTGACGAGCGTGGCCAGCCGACTCGCGCACAGCCAGAACAGGCTCGTCGGGCTTCTCGGCGGGTCGCTGACAGCCCAGACCGCACGGTTGCTGCTGGACGAGGCGGACGCGACAGGGACTCTTTCCCTCTCGCAGGCAACGATCGCTGCCATGCTCGGAGCTCGACGTCCCAGCGTGAACAAGGTGCTGGGCGAGCTGGCCGCGGCGGGGCTGGTCGAGGTGTCCTACCGCCACATCCGAGTGATCGATCGCGACCGCCTGGCACAGGTCGACTGA
- a CDS encoding tannase/feruloyl esterase family alpha/beta hydrolase, with product MSERPRRGLRFGTTLLVTMLLAGGPLATGSVSAASGRTPTVGSISAGSGVYVDSRTDGSRGPEDRRPKRIKSVTADARDCATLTGRSFRTDDGDARVLSAAVVTTTDTARPLCQAAVVIDDRIRVDVQAPLTWNRRYVQLGGGGFCGSAPTLSGSGADLVAARSAIASSDSGHVGTPFDATWASDSLPGSAQAETDWGNLSEHLTSQAATSVLRGLFRKKTAYSYFIGCSTGGRQALVEAQRYPDDFDGIVAGAPANRQNYLAPLSQGWREVVNHRADRSLIVDLAATDVVRQGVLDACDALDGVVDAVVDDPRTCAFDPGDLACTDDRLSGCLTSEQVTVLRKWYGDPRDSRGSSLYPGGLPLGSEGGWPVSDVPPAGQTLSGGGIYAENVLKFLAFPQDPPATYSLFDFDFDEDPPLLDARARAYNADEPDMSAFRAAGGKLLMHHGLADPLITPMATIQYYEDGLSAMGGLKKVRSWYRMFLLPGVYHCSGGPGPDQVDWYAAIRAWVEKGEAPKRLVASKKDASLTRPLFPYPSKAAYSGAGSTDDQASFVRERGPRGRAVQVVTAH from the coding sequence ATGTCTGAGCGCCCACGACGAGGTCTGCGCTTCGGAACCACCCTGCTGGTGACGATGCTTCTGGCCGGGGGCCCTCTCGCCACCGGCTCCGTGTCCGCGGCGTCAGGCCGCACGCCGACGGTCGGGTCGATCTCGGCAGGATCGGGCGTCTACGTCGACTCCCGCACCGATGGCAGCAGAGGTCCCGAGGACAGGAGGCCGAAGCGGATCAAGTCGGTCACCGCGGACGCTCGCGACTGCGCGACGCTGACGGGGCGTTCCTTCCGCACCGACGACGGAGACGCCCGCGTGCTCAGCGCTGCCGTGGTCACGACCACGGACACCGCCCGGCCGCTCTGTCAGGCCGCGGTCGTCATCGACGACCGGATCCGCGTCGACGTGCAGGCGCCCCTCACCTGGAACCGCCGCTACGTCCAGCTCGGTGGCGGTGGCTTCTGCGGCAGCGCTCCCACGCTCTCCGGAAGTGGGGCGGACCTCGTAGCCGCCAGGTCCGCGATCGCCAGCAGCGACAGCGGCCACGTGGGCACCCCGTTCGACGCGACCTGGGCCTCCGACTCGCTGCCGGGCAGTGCCCAGGCGGAGACCGACTGGGGCAACCTGTCGGAGCACCTCACGTCCCAGGCGGCCACCTCGGTCCTGCGCGGGCTGTTTCGCAAGAAGACCGCCTACTCCTACTTCATCGGCTGCTCCACCGGCGGCAGGCAGGCCCTGGTGGAGGCCCAGCGCTACCCGGACGACTTCGACGGCATCGTGGCGGGAGCGCCGGCCAACCGGCAGAACTACCTGGCCCCGTTGTCGCAGGGGTGGCGCGAGGTGGTCAACCACCGGGCCGACCGGAGCCTGATCGTCGATCTGGCCGCCACCGACGTGGTGCGTCAGGGCGTGCTCGACGCCTGCGACGCGCTCGACGGGGTGGTCGACGCTGTGGTGGACGATCCGCGCACCTGTGCGTTCGACCCGGGCGACCTGGCCTGCACCGACGACCGGCTCTCGGGGTGCCTGACCTCGGAGCAGGTCACCGTGCTTCGGAAGTGGTACGGCGACCCACGCGACTCCCGGGGCAGCTCGCTCTACCCCGGCGGACTCCCACTGGGCTCCGAGGGCGGCTGGCCCGTCTCCGACGTTCCCCCCGCGGGACAGACGTTGTCCGGGGGCGGCATCTACGCCGAGAACGTGCTGAAGTTCCTGGCCTTCCCGCAGGATCCGCCCGCCACCTACAGCCTGTTCGACTTCGACTTCGACGAGGACCCGCCCCTCCTGGACGCGAGGGCACGGGCGTACAACGCGGACGAGCCCGACATGTCCGCCTTCCGGGCCGCGGGCGGAAAGCTGCTGATGCACCACGGCCTGGCCGATCCGCTGATCACCCCGATGGCGACCATCCAGTACTACGAGGACGGACTGTCGGCCATGGGCGGACTCAAGAAGGTGCGGTCCTGGTACCGCATGTTCCTCCTGCCCGGCGTCTACCACTGCAGCGGCGGACCGGGTCCGGACCAGGTCGACTGGTACGCGGCCATCAGGGCCTGGGTCGAGAAGGGAGAGGCGCCGAAGCGACTGGTGGCGTCGAAGAAGGACGCGTCGCTCACGCGCCCTCTGTTCCCCTACCCGTCGAAGGCGGCGTACTCAGGTGCTGGCTCCACCGACGACCAGGCCTCGTTCGTCCGCGAGCGCGGCCCGCGCGGTCGGGCTGTGCAGGTGGTCACGGCGCACTGA
- the fdhA gene encoding formaldehyde dehydrogenase, glutathione-independent: MSGNRVVEYMGPGEVAVNSIDYPKLEIPREVAEWLGVRPAAPHAVILKVVTTNICGSDQHMARGRTTAPVGQSLGHEILGEVVELGSDVLFLKEGDICSVPFNIACGRCRMCFEGKTGICLNVNPARPGAAYGYVDMGGWVGGQAEYVMVPFADFNLLKFPDRDQALEKIMDLTMLSDIFPTGYHGAYTAGVTTGSTVYVAGAGPVGLAAAHAAQLLGASVVIVGDMNTDRLRQAKSFGCETVDLSTGDALPDMIEQILGEPEVDAGVDAVGFEARGHGADAEEAPATVLNDMMTVARVGAGLGIPGLYVTGDPGAVDENAQVGQIGVRLGLGWAKSHSFATGQCPVKKYNRQLMNLILTDKAQIAKAVNATTIPLDEAPASYREFDQGAAKKYVIDPHGMTS, from the coding sequence ATGTCAGGGAACAGGGTTGTGGAGTACATGGGTCCGGGTGAGGTTGCGGTCAACTCGATCGACTACCCCAAGCTGGAGATCCCCCGGGAGGTCGCAGAGTGGCTCGGCGTCCGGCCCGCCGCCCCGCACGCGGTGATCCTCAAGGTGGTCACCACCAACATCTGCGGCAGCGACCAGCACATGGCCCGGGGCCGCACCACGGCACCGGTAGGCCAGTCGCTGGGCCACGAGATCCTCGGCGAGGTCGTCGAGCTCGGCAGCGACGTGCTGTTCCTCAAGGAGGGCGACATCTGCTCGGTGCCCTTCAACATCGCCTGCGGGCGGTGCCGGATGTGCTTCGAGGGCAAGACCGGCATCTGCTTGAACGTGAATCCCGCGCGGCCGGGCGCGGCGTACGGCTACGTCGACATGGGCGGCTGGGTCGGCGGGCAGGCCGAGTACGTGATGGTGCCGTTCGCCGACTTCAACCTGCTGAAGTTCCCCGACCGGGACCAGGCGCTGGAGAAGATCATGGACCTCACCATGCTCTCGGACATCTTCCCGACCGGGTACCACGGCGCGTACACCGCGGGCGTGACGACCGGGTCGACGGTCTACGTGGCCGGCGCCGGCCCGGTCGGGCTCGCTGCCGCGCACGCGGCCCAGCTGCTGGGTGCGTCGGTGGTCATCGTCGGGGACATGAACACCGACCGGCTCCGGCAGGCCAAGAGCTTCGGCTGCGAGACGGTGGACCTGAGCACCGGGGACGCGCTCCCGGACATGATCGAGCAGATCCTCGGTGAGCCCGAGGTGGACGCGGGCGTCGACGCGGTCGGCTTCGAGGCGCGAGGTCACGGCGCCGATGCCGAGGAGGCCCCGGCGACCGTGCTCAACGACATGATGACCGTCGCTCGGGTCGGCGCCGGCCTGGGCATCCCCGGCCTGTACGTCACGGGCGACCCCGGCGCGGTCGACGAGAACGCCCAGGTCGGCCAGATCGGGGTGCGGCTCGGGCTGGGGTGGGCGAAGTCGCACTCCTTCGCCACCGGGCAGTGCCCGGTCAAGAAGTACAACCGCCAGCTGATGAACCTGATCCTCACCGACAAGGCGCAGATCGCCAAGGCCGTCAACGCCACCACGATCCCGCTCGACGAGGCGCCGGCGAGCTACCGGGAGTTCGACCAGGGGGCGGCGAAGAAGTACGTGATCGACCCCCACGGCATGACCAGCTAG
- a CDS encoding GNAT family N-acetyltransferase: protein MADIRIRLLGEDEWQLYREVRLAALTDAPEAFVANVEDEAAQDDDFWHARMRRASRIVAERAGEPVGLVGLGRHDDDPEIGEVFGLWTAPTVRGQHVARDLVAAAAQKAAEDGCRLLYFWAGSDNASAVGFASSYGFRPSSERRPVRVADGTKERDEDEVAMVLPLAPDPTLTINPHRR, encoded by the coding sequence ATGGCAGACATCAGGATCCGCCTGCTGGGCGAGGACGAGTGGCAGCTGTACCGCGAGGTGCGGCTCGCGGCGCTCACCGACGCCCCCGAGGCGTTCGTGGCCAACGTCGAGGACGAAGCGGCCCAGGACGACGACTTCTGGCACGCCCGGATGCGGCGCGCCAGCCGGATCGTCGCTGAGCGTGCCGGTGAGCCGGTCGGTCTGGTGGGTCTGGGCCGGCACGACGACGACCCCGAGATCGGCGAGGTGTTCGGGCTGTGGACCGCACCCACGGTGCGCGGTCAGCATGTCGCGCGCGACCTGGTGGCGGCAGCGGCGCAGAAGGCGGCGGAGGACGGTTGCCGGCTGCTCTACTTCTGGGCGGGGTCGGACAACGCGTCCGCGGTCGGCTTCGCGAGCAGCTACGGCTTCCGGCCCTCCTCCGAGCGTCGACCGGTGCGGGTCGCCGACGGGACGAAGGAACGGGACGAGGACGAGGTCGCCATGGTGCTGCCCCTCGCCCCCGACCCGACCCTGACGATCAACCCGCACCGGAGGTGA
- a CDS encoding DUF427 domain-containing protein has protein sequence MTQASWNGTVIADSETTSVVEGNHYFSADSLRWELLEENDRQTVCPWKGTASYYDIVVGDKTNRGAAWRYRAPSAAAADTERHVAFGGGVTVERAPSRLRRLFSGGWSR, from the coding sequence ATGACACAGGCCAGCTGGAACGGCACCGTGATCGCCGACAGCGAGACCACCTCGGTCGTCGAGGGCAACCACTACTTCTCCGCCGACTCGCTCCGCTGGGAGCTGCTCGAGGAGAACGACCGGCAGACGGTCTGCCCCTGGAAGGGCACCGCCAGCTACTACGACATCGTCGTGGGTGACAAGACGAACCGGGGCGCTGCCTGGCGGTACCGCGCTCCCAGCGCGGCGGCAGCCGATACCGAGAGGCACGTCGCCTTCGGAGGCGGCGTCACGGTGGAGCGCGCGCCGAGCCGGCTCCGCCGACTGTTCTCCGGCGGGTGGTCGCGATGA
- a CDS encoding patatin-like phospholipase family protein — translation MTSALVLSGGANLGAAQVGMMMALHESGVRPELVIGTSVGALNGAWVAADAPLDELGDLWRSLRRGQVFPADPLRGLLGFAGRSDHLVSDRGLRLLLRKHLRFERLEDAPVAFHVLATDVLTGLGVLFSDGPAVETILASTAIPGLLPPVPIDGRHYMDGGVVNNAPISHAVELGADTVWVLATGYSCSLHEPPRSALGMSLHAVTLMIHQRLSLDVERYADAVDLRVVPPLCPISVAPTDFSQADDLIRRAYQHTSDWLANAASVAGRQPLPLFAAHSHVRRAESS, via the coding sequence ATGACTTCGGCGCTGGTGCTGTCGGGCGGGGCCAACCTGGGAGCCGCCCAGGTGGGCATGATGATGGCCCTGCACGAGAGCGGGGTGCGCCCCGAACTCGTGATCGGAACCTCCGTCGGGGCGCTGAACGGGGCCTGGGTCGCGGCCGACGCCCCGCTCGACGAGCTGGGCGACCTGTGGCGCTCGTTGCGCCGCGGTCAGGTGTTCCCGGCAGACCCGCTGCGCGGGCTCCTCGGCTTCGCTGGTCGCAGCGACCACCTGGTCAGTGATCGGGGGCTTCGGCTGCTGCTGCGCAAGCATCTTCGCTTCGAACGGCTGGAGGACGCACCGGTGGCGTTCCACGTGCTGGCCACCGACGTCCTGACCGGGCTCGGGGTCCTGTTCTCCGACGGGCCCGCGGTCGAGACCATCCTGGCCAGCACCGCCATCCCCGGACTGCTTCCGCCGGTCCCGATCGACGGCCGGCACTACATGGACGGCGGTGTCGTCAACAACGCCCCGATCTCACACGCCGTGGAGCTGGGTGCCGACACCGTCTGGGTCCTGGCCACCGGCTACTCGTGCTCGTTGCACGAGCCGCCGCGCTCCGCGTTGGGGATGTCGCTGCACGCGGTGACGCTGATGATCCACCAGCGGCTGAGTCTCGATGTCGAGCGGTACGCCGACGCGGTTGACCTGCGGGTCGTGCCGCCGCTGTGCCCGATCTCGGTGGCCCCGACCGATTTCAGCCAGGCCGACGACCTGATCCGACGGGCCTACCAGCACACGTCCGACTGGCTGGCCAACGCCGCCTCCGTGGCGGGCCGGCAGCCCCTCCCCCTGTTCGCAGCGCACTCGCACGTGCGCCGCGCCGAGTCGTCGTGA